In one Streptomyces sp. NBC_01241 genomic region, the following are encoded:
- a CDS encoding peptidoglycan-binding protein — protein MTSQVAQILTLADKEVGYQEGRSNGHWNNWQKYSPAVPGLEWSQNQAWCATWISWLALQADISDLYPRTASCLTGVSWFKNKGQFSEYPAVGAQVFFGKNGGTHTGIVYKYDATYVYTYEGNTNENGSPEGDGVYEKKHARRDSYVYGYGYPKFSEDLVTADPSKKDEAGFSYKTSATVPAAPVKSEPKPATPKPSSPRPKPVSYEPYPGESYFKKAPNSPLITRLGKRLVAEGCSAYVSGPGRQWTEADRKSYRKWQLKLGYRGTDADGWPGKASWDKLRVTKG, from the coding sequence ATGACCTCTCAGGTAGCACAGATACTCACCCTGGCTGACAAGGAAGTTGGCTATCAAGAGGGCCGTTCAAATGGCCACTGGAACAACTGGCAGAAGTACTCTCCCGCGGTACCTGGTCTTGAGTGGTCCCAGAATCAAGCCTGGTGTGCAACTTGGATCTCTTGGCTGGCTCTTCAGGCAGATATCTCTGATCTCTACCCGCGTACCGCTTCTTGTCTCACGGGTGTTAGCTGGTTCAAGAACAAGGGGCAGTTCTCCGAATACCCTGCGGTTGGTGCTCAGGTATTCTTCGGCAAGAACGGCGGAACCCATACAGGCATTGTCTACAAGTACGACGCTACTTACGTCTACACCTACGAGGGCAATACCAACGAGAACGGATCTCCCGAAGGAGATGGGGTTTACGAGAAGAAGCATGCCCGTAGAGACTCCTATGTATACGGCTACGGCTATCCCAAGTTCTCCGAAGACCTGGTGACTGCTGACCCTTCCAAGAAGGACGAGGCAGGCTTCTCCTACAAGACCTCTGCTACCGTCCCGGCTGCTCCCGTTAAGAGCGAGCCCAAGCCGGCTACCCCTAAGCCCTCCTCCCCCAGGCCGAAGCCCGTCTCCTACGAGCCCTACCCCGGTGAGTCGTACTTCAAGAAGGCTCCGAACTCACCTCTCATCACCAGACTGGGCAAGCGACTGGTGGCTGAAGGCTGCTCTGCCTACGTCTCTGGTCCTGGCCGGCAGTGGACCGAGGCAGACCGGAAGAGCTACCGGAAGTGGCAGCTCAAGCTTGGGTACCGCGGTACGGATGCTGATGGTTGGCCCGGCAAGGCCAGTTGGGACAAGCTTCGAGTAACCAAGGGATAG
- a CDS encoding glycerophosphodiester phosphodiesterase, whose translation MARNLFAGTAAEAAEDISGARVPRAVGTVWDGPTGGARQVLDLLSSEMSPITQITADDNGMVTAFWGPDNGPERLWVDFGGGARVAILATDVGDRFRTHQTASDPHGDRAAATQDLEARLGRPGGIAPLDETGKIPAQYVNSASNGDMASITGLLSENPFYIAHRGSGMEYPEHTMAAYDAALTSGVKAIEVSVGVTADGIPVCMHDPNLDRTTTGTGPLADMAYASLINTVKVRLSSILGQGWADQPMTNLRDVLDRFMGRVVIFLEAKTNASVPIVQKMLEDYYPNANQSVVWKNYYTNPSFTLMKSRGFKTWGYVDAGTTDAQMAAVDSLIDFWGVPSAMTSARMVEVVAKGKPVICWEVHRRSQRDTLVGLGVRGMMCAQYKWCSTNYQILKKDNWATAVKAPGDMGRVFYDGTRDMKYSGNGEVYFNVVGESALVGSCSIPTFPANGYRMTFDMKYEGTVPTNEHAGVAFGKSDDSIYQFNTLNASGGYHLVMRGSGSMELYSHTAGVTSGTSLAVAASAAPVANQWMSFQVDLTPSQVKITRTDVTPNVSVSSTNATYRGGYVHLSEGNIGLIANRPRWRKLTVNAL comes from the coding sequence ATGGCTAGGAATCTTTTTGCTGGCACCGCGGCTGAAGCCGCAGAGGACATATCAGGTGCTCGTGTACCCCGTGCTGTAGGCACGGTATGGGACGGGCCTACTGGGGGAGCCAGGCAGGTTCTTGACCTGCTGTCCTCGGAGATGTCCCCAATTACCCAGATCACTGCCGACGACAACGGGATGGTTACCGCATTCTGGGGCCCTGACAACGGCCCTGAGCGCCTTTGGGTTGATTTCGGTGGTGGTGCCCGGGTTGCCATCCTGGCTACGGATGTTGGCGACCGTTTCAGGACGCACCAGACAGCCTCAGACCCTCATGGGGACAGGGCTGCTGCTACACAGGATCTTGAGGCCCGGCTAGGCCGGCCTGGAGGCATTGCCCCCCTTGACGAAACCGGGAAAATTCCTGCTCAGTACGTAAATTCCGCCAGCAATGGGGATATGGCCTCCATCACTGGCCTGCTCTCCGAGAACCCCTTCTACATAGCACACCGCGGGTCCGGGATGGAGTATCCCGAGCACACTATGGCAGCCTATGACGCAGCTCTTACCAGCGGCGTCAAGGCCATTGAGGTCTCTGTAGGTGTGACCGCCGATGGTATTCCCGTCTGTATGCACGATCCGAATCTTGATCGGACCACCACAGGCACGGGCCCTCTTGCAGACATGGCTTACGCCTCCCTCATCAACACAGTGAAAGTTCGCCTTAGCAGCATTCTGGGACAAGGCTGGGCTGACCAGCCCATGACCAACCTCCGTGATGTACTCGACCGTTTCATGGGACGAGTCGTTATTTTTCTTGAGGCCAAAACAAACGCAAGTGTGCCGATTGTCCAGAAGATGCTTGAGGACTACTACCCCAACGCCAATCAGTCGGTGGTGTGGAAGAACTACTACACCAACCCCTCCTTTACTCTGATGAAGTCGAGAGGATTCAAGACGTGGGGGTACGTCGATGCAGGAACAACTGACGCTCAGATGGCAGCAGTTGACAGCCTGATTGACTTCTGGGGAGTACCTTCCGCAATGACGTCTGCTCGAATGGTTGAGGTTGTGGCCAAGGGCAAGCCGGTCATCTGCTGGGAGGTCCACCGGAGGTCTCAGCGAGACACACTTGTTGGCCTTGGTGTCCGAGGAATGATGTGCGCCCAGTACAAGTGGTGTTCCACCAACTACCAGATCCTCAAGAAGGACAACTGGGCTACCGCGGTCAAGGCCCCTGGGGACATGGGCCGTGTCTTCTACGATGGCACCCGTGACATGAAGTACTCCGGAAACGGAGAGGTCTACTTCAACGTAGTAGGCGAATCAGCCCTCGTTGGCTCCTGTTCTATCCCAACATTCCCTGCCAATGGTTACAGGATGACCTTCGATATGAAGTACGAAGGAACTGTCCCCACCAATGAGCATGCTGGAGTTGCTTTCGGCAAGTCAGATGACAGCATTTACCAGTTCAATACCCTCAACGCGTCCGGCGGCTATCACTTGGTGATGCGGGGATCTGGGTCCATGGAGCTGTATTCACACACTGCTGGAGTCACGTCAGGGACTTCTCTCGCTGTTGCAGCTTCCGCGGCACCAGTGGCTAATCAGTGGATGTCTTTTCAGGTGGACTTGACCCCTTCTCAGGTAAAGATCACACGTACTGACGTGACCCCAAATGTGTCTGTGTCCTCTACTAATGCCACCTACCGAGGCGGCTACGTGCACCTCTCAGAAGGCAATATTGGCCTCATCGCCAACCGCCCCAGGTGGCGAAAGCTTACTGTAAACGCTCTTTGA